The following DNA comes from Halalkaliarchaeum sp. AArc-CO.
GGTCGGGGCCCCACTCGCCGTACCCGGAAAGCGAACAGTAGACGAGACCTGGATTCTCCTCTCGGAGGGACGAATACTCCAGGTCCCACTCGGCCATCTTGCCGACCCGAAAGTTTTCGACCAGCACGTCGGCCTCTCGGGCGAGATCCCGGAACACCTCCCGTCCCGCCCTCGTCGCGAGGTTCAACGCGATCGAACGCTTGTTCCGGTTGACGCTGAGGTAGTATGCGCTCTCGTCGTCGAACGCCGGCGGGCGCCAGTCCCGTGTCTGGTCGCCCGTCCCCGGTCGTTCTACCTTGAGGACGTCGGCACCCAGATCGCCGAGTTGCATCGTGCAGAACGGCCCGACCAGTACGCGGGAAGCGTCGAGGACAGTGATCCCCGACAACGGACCGTCGGATTCTGTCGGCTGTTTGCACTCCCCTCCCATCGACCGACGGTTCTCGGCCCGGGTGTAAACTGTTTCCCCCTCCGAGTTATTAGGAATGATATCTCGTCCGGCCAGTTTATAGGAACGAACGGAGAACTCCAGGGTAGACGATGTCGGAGAGTCGCGAGCTACGTCGGAGGAACCGTAGAGCGGTCGCACCCGTGCTCGGAATCGTGATGATGGTCGCCATCGCGGTGAGCCTCGCGGCTGTCGTCGGGCTCTCGGCGTTCGGCGTCGCCGACGAGATCGCGGACGTCGGGCCGAGTGCGAGCTTCGAGTACGACTACGAGTACGACGACGGGTGGGGAGACGGCGACAGTATAACCATCACTCACGCCGCGGGCGACGAGATTCGAGCC
Coding sequences within:
- a CDS encoding type IV pilin N-terminal domain-containing protein — protein: MSESRELRRRNRRAVAPVLGIVMMVAIAVSLAAVVGLSAFGVADEIADVGPSASFEYDYEYDDGWGDGDSITITHAAGDEIRADRIEIEIQGADTIPGEKVFDDEIVTAGSSATIEYETGQEGENWSGGSTIRIVWQGSAGETSVVSSRTIPG